The Gasterosteus aculeatus chromosome 17, fGasAcu3.hap1.1, whole genome shotgun sequence genome includes a window with the following:
- the tshba gene encoding thyroid stimulating hormone subunit beta a yields the protein METAVFPCWLLFLLLSPAVPTCFPTDFTMYVERPECDYCVAINTTICMGFCYSRDSNVRAIVGPRFLIQTGCNYDKVEYRAALLPGCPIDSDPVFSYPVALSCRCGTCRTDSDECVHRAPGVGGARCTKPVRRIYPYPGQSTYMTPF from the exons ATGGAGACTGCAGTGTTCCCCTGCTGgctgctgtttctgctgctcAGCCCAGCTGTTCCCACGTGTTTCCCCACGGACTTCACGATGTACGTGGAGAGGCCGGAGTGCGACTACTGTGTTGCGATCAACACGACCATCTGCATGGGATTCTGCTACTCCCGG GACAGCAACGTGAGGGCCATCGTGGGCCCACGTTTCCTCATCCAGACGGGCTGCAACTACGACAAGGTGGAGTACCGCGCAGCCTTGCTGCCCGGCTGCCCCATCGACTCGGACCCCGTCTTCAGCTACCCGGTGGCTCTCAGCTGCCGATGTGGGACCTGCAGGACCGACAGTGATGAGTGTGTGCACAGGGCGCCCGGCGTGGGCGGAGCAAGGTGCACCAAACCGGTTAGACGCATCTACCCGTACCCGGGCCAGAGCACCTACATGACCCCTTTCTGA
- the slc5a8l gene encoding sodium-coupled monocarboxylate transporter 1, which translates to MAGSGGPVATFSVWDYVVFAGIILAAAGIGLFQAIRGRKETSSAEFLLGGRQMTAVPVAMSLTASFMSGITVIGTPTEAYRFGSAFWLFGFSYAIMSAVTAEIFVPLFYRLGITSAYEYLELRFSRPIRVIGTSMYIVQTSLYTGLVIYAPALALNQITGLNLWGVLVATGAVCIIYCTLGGLKAVIWTDVIQMVIMLAGFVAVIARGAVLQGGLTKIWEDAGRGGRLDAFDFDPDPRRRHTFWTIVVGGSVMWVSIYSINQSQVQRYISCKTLGHAKMSLYVNLVGLWLTVSLAVFSGLTMFSIYKDCDPLANGDIGTHDQLLPYLVMDILSEYPGIPGLFVAAAYSGTLSTVSSSINALVAVTVEDFILPVCKNLTEKQVTWMNMGLSVFFGALCIGMAGIASVMGSVLQAALSIFGMISGPLLGLYLLGMLFRTSNSTGGLVGMTLGLLLTLWVGIGGQIFPPTADMTIPLNISIAGCNNTMGQNYTTSAPWTSAAPPTSLPDVRPPLADSWYSLSYLYFSLLGTLTTVVCGLLVSMITGGCKQEKMNPELFVRMSDFICFSSSSESEASDIPEKAATDIHLNADNSTFKDFDPMSKDAEKATKL; encoded by the exons ATGGCGGGTTCAGGTGGCCCAGTGGCCACTTTCTCCGTCTGGGATTACGTGGTGTTCGCCGGCATCATTTTGGCGGCAGCGGGCATCGGCCTTTTCCAGGCCATCCGGGGCCGCAAGGAGACCAGCAGCGCCGAGTTCTTGCTGGGGGGACGGCAGATGACCGCCGTGCCGGTCGCCATGTCGCTCACCGCCAGCTTCATGTCCGGCATCACGGTCATCGGCACGCCCACCGAGGCCTACCGCTTCGGTTCGGCCTTCTGGCTCTTCGGCTTCTCCTACGCCATCATGTCCGCGGTCACGGCCGAGATCTTTGTGCCGCTCTTCTACCGACTGGGGATCACCAGCGCCTACGAG TACCTGGAGCTGCGCTTCAGCCGGCCCATCCGGGTTATCGGGACCTCCATGTACATCGTGCAGACG AGCCTCTACACCGGTTTGGTCATCTACGCTCCCGCTCTTGCACTCAATCAAA TCACAGGACTCAATCTCTGGGGAGTGCTGGTGGCTACAGGAGCCGTGTGCATCATCTACTGCACTTTG GGCGGTCTGAAAGCCGTGATCTGGACGGACGTGATACAGATGGTCATCATGCTGGCGGGCTTTGTGGCCGTCATAGCCAGAGGAGCTGTGCTGCAGGGAGGCCTGACGAAGATCTGGGAAGACGCCGGCCGAGGAGGCCGACTGGACGCCTTCGA TTTCGACCCAGATCCTCGGAGGCGCCACACCTTCTGGACCATTGTGGTCGGCGGCAGCGTCATGTGGGTGTCGATCTACTCCATCAACCAGTCGCAGGTGCAGCGCTACATCTCCTGCAAGACCCTGGGACACGCCAAGAT gTCTCTGTACGTCAACCTGGTGGGCCTGTGGCTAACTGTGAGTCTAGCTGTGTTTTCGGGCCTCACCATGTTCTCCATCTACAAGGACTGTGACCCCCTGGCCAACGGGGACATAGGCACCCACGACCAG CTGCTGCCTTACCTGGTGATGGACATTTTGTCGGAATACCCCGGGATCCCCGGCTTGTTCGTGGCCGCTGCGTACAGCGGCACCCTCAG CACGGTGTCTTCCAGCATCAACGCCCTGGTTGCCGTCACCGTGGAAGACTTTATTCTTCCAGTATGCAAAAACCTCACAGAGAAGCAGGTGACCTGGATGAACATGGGCCTGA GCGTGTTCTTCGGCGCCCTGTGTATCGGGATGGCGGGAATCGCCTCGGTGATGGGAAGCGTTCTGCAG GCGGCTCTGTCCATCTTCGGCATGATCAGCGGGCCTCTGCTCGGCCTCTACCTGTTGGGCATGCTGTTCCGCACGTCCAATTCCACG GGCGGGCTTGTGGGGATGACCCTGGGTCTGCTGTTGACTCTGTGGGTGGGGATCGGAGGCCAGATTTTCCCACCAACGGCTGACATGACAATTCCTCTCAACATCAGCATCGCGGGCTGCAACAACACGATGGGCCAAAACTACACAACGAGCGCGCCGTGGACCAGTGCAGCGCCCCCGACCTCGCTGCCCGA tgtgaggcCTCCTCTGGCCGACTCCTGGTACTCTCTGTCCTACCTGTACTTCTCTCTCTTGGGTACCCTGACCACCGTTGTGTGTGGCCTGCTGGTGAGCATGATCACAG GTGGATGCAAGCAAGAAAAAATGAACCCGGAACTGTTTGTGAGGATGAGCGACTTCATCTGCTTCAGCTCTTCCAGTGAATCAGAG GCTTCCGACATCCCAGAGAAAGCCGCAACAGACATTCACTTGAACGCTGACAACTCCACATTCAAAGACTTTGACCCGATGAGTAAAGATGCAGAAAAGGCCACCAAACTGTGa
- the sycp1 gene encoding synaptonemal complex protein 1: MERDRRFNFKLVVPSRGNSGQVSAVRPQDIVANCADVLNPSQQGNSKGSAKEQSMPFSTKSMVAPTKATRPELPRMKVLLPMEKGEDNCSPGQLYSKLFDEVDKIKFWKVKVDSDNVQNERKHQENKRTIETQRKAIQELQFGNESLSVKLEEQISENEDLRNKNNATRNLCNILKSTFQRSAEKMDLFESEREETHNLYMENSESIQKMIAEFESLRIQAEADQQETQKVKEALLQFEDLKEKYDQEYNVKEKKVALLQTKIKEKENELEKLLLDLNETQKHCKQLQEATNEQNELLKSSKREQESLLQRLNAAEQHCKETETNREAIAATLARSREELDSSLQELTRVKNQQADKLEEIQMDMQELQNSLALEIQRTKELKDNLMANNEELERTNTLLGKSVDECAEKDGQIKILKDEMDNRSKRVESMKEQMQITELRAEELAAELSRKTEEVQLFQREAEIEKNEQERLKRTCEAAENAQEDLKKKVTVTEIKVQDLEELLNTEMEKNKEQTLQMEQLRKDFTQEKLKYTKLSSTFNELQREKRTFQQQFESGSSNVKAVEAKMKVSEEKVVKLTKETQRLEEENQRLREQVNSIKNKTQGIYQELETLQKKFDENCEHLQEEMTGKDNRIKSVESKLCNLRKKIETKLKAQEGFQKENKMLQKQLVKENAKSSQLQIEIIALQEESQNLKQLNEDHEILRRDLESKSSSVAELEKELQKVRLAAVDAIKIKEDAELKCQHKIADMVALMDKHKSQYDRIIEEKDAELDEKKRKEKEAAAFRESLELDLTKHKADNNQLKQQLEKERTKKTELSDLKKIISSTKIPQLSEAKNKQSPASERKQRRCSKANDSPQKRHTFDFSQSRRTPSYADADGRTALKKKAQSHTESIRTSCGATPKTKEIHAEDLKTLKNVAKGLGGTSKIKSYRIMTPPSAEKGARWGTSTMELDFKSDSSDQTDLLTFASTPAPNFSSSHQCKRNIVDKIQSPGNSLKFAAIKRMRDAGWTAVTGRDKKKKTTSENIFA, encoded by the exons AATGGAAAAAGGCGAG GATAATTGCAGTCCCGGGCAGCTGTATAGCAAGCTGTTTGATGAGGTTGATAAGATTAAGTTTTGGAAGGTTAAAGTTGACTCTGACAATGtgcaaaatgaaaggaaacatcaagaaaacaaaagaacaattGAAACTCAGCGCAAAGCCATTCAAGAACTGCAG TTTGGAAATGAAAGTCTCAGTGTGAAGCTGGAGGAACAAATCAGTGAAAATGAGGATTTGAGGAACAA AAACAATGCCACAAGGAATCTGTGTAATATCCTCAAAAGTACTTTCCAGCGGTCAGCTGAGAAAATGGATTTAT TTGAATCCGAAAGAGAAGAAACACATAACCTCTATATGGAAAATAGTGAGAGTATTCAG AAAATGATTGCAGAATTTGAAAGCCTTCGTATTCAAGCAGAAGCTGATCAACAAGAGACACAGAAAG tcAAAGAGGCTTTGCTGCAATTTGAAGATCTCAAGGAAAAATATGATCAAGAATATAAtgtgaaagagaaaaag GTTGCTCTgcttcaaacaaaaataaaggagaaggagaatgaACTcgaaaaactgcttcttgaccTCAATGAAACCCAGAAGCACTGCAAACAACTTCAAGAGGCAACAA ATGAACAAAATGAACTTCTAAAAAGTTCAAAACGGGAACAAGAATCTCTTCTTCAAAGGCTGAACGCTGCAGAGCAGCACTGCAAGGAAACAGAG ACAAACCGTGAAGCTATTGCTGCAACACTGGCCCGAAGCAGAGAAGAACTTGACTCGAGCTTGCAAGAGCTCACTAGAGTTAAAAATCAGCAAGCAGACAAGCTGGAGGAGATTCAGATGGACATGCAGGAGCTACAGAACTCACTAGCATTAGAGATTCAGAG GACCAAGGAACTCAAGGATAATCTTATGGCAAACAACGAAGAACTTGaaagaacaaacacacttttag GAAAGAGCGTAGACGAGTGTGCAGAGAAAGATGGGCAGATCAAAATCCTGAAAGATGAAATG GATAACCGATCCAAACGGGTTGAGTCCATGAAGGAACAGATGCAAATCACTGAACTCAGAGCGGAGGAACTTGCAGCTGAGCTGTCTAGAAAAACTGAAGAAGTCCAACTATTTCAG AGGGAAGCAGAGATCGAGAAAAACGAACAGGAACGACTGAAGAGGACTTGTGAAgctgctgaaaatgcacaggAGGATTTAAAGAAGAAGGTCACAGTGACAGAG ATCAAAGTGCAAGACCTTGAGGAACTGTTGAATACTGAAATGGAGAAGAATAAAGAACAAACACTTCAGATGGAGCAACTGAGGAAAGACTTCACGCAGGAAAA GTTAAAGTACACAAAGTTATCATCTACATTTAATGAGCTGCAGCGTGAGAAGAGAACCTTTCAACAGCAGTTTGAGAGTGGATCCTCGAATGTGAAAGCTGTTGAGGCAAAGATGAAG GTGAGTGAGGAGAAGGTGGTGAAGCTCACCAAAGAAACTCAAAGACTGGAAGAAGAAAACCAACGTTTACG AGAGCAAGTAAACTccatcaaaaacaaaactcaagGGATATATCAGGAACTGGAGACTTTGCAGAAGAAATTTGATGAAAAT TGTGAACATCTGCAAGAGGAAATGACAGGAAAAGACAATCGGATCAAATCTGTGGAATCAAAG CTGTGTAATCTCCGGAAAAAAATTGAGACTAAACTTAAAGCCCAGGAGGGATTCCAGAAAGAG aataaaatgctTCAGAAACAATTAGTAAAGGAAAATGCAAAATCCAGTCAACTTCAAATTGag aTCATTGCTCTTCAGGAGGAATCTCAAAACCTTAAACAACTGAACGAAGACCATGAGATATTGCGTAGGGATCTTGAGTCTAAATCGTCCTCTGTAGCAGAGCTTGAGAAGGAG CTACAAAAGGTCAGATTAGCAGCAGTGGACGCCATCAAGATCAAGGAAGATGCAGAACTCAAGTGCCAACACAAGATCGCAGATATGGTTGCACTGATGGATAAACACAAG AGCCAGTACGATCGTATCATTGAAGAAAAGGATGCAGAGcttgatgagaagaagagaaaagagaaggaggcgGCTGCATTTAGGGAATCTCTG GAGTTGGACCTCACGAAGCACAAGGCAGATAATAATCAGCTGAAGCAAcagctggagaaagaaagaacgaAGAAG ACGGAGCTAAGTGACTTGAAGAAAATAATATCGTCTACAAAGATCCCTCAACTGTCAGAAGCAAAGAACAAGCAG TCACCTGCCTCAGAACGTAAACAAAGGAGATGCTCAAAGGCAAACGACAGCCCTCAGAAAAGACACACGTTTGACTTCTCCCAGTCGAGGAGAACTCCCTCCTACGCTGACGCCGATGGACGAACTGCACTGAAGAAGAAGGCT CAATCTCACACCGAATCCATCAGAACATCTTGTGGAGCAACCCCAAAGACCAAG GAAATTCACGCAGAAGACCTGAAAACCCTTAAAAACGTAGCAAAAGGACTCGGTGGAACTTCAAAGATTAAA TCGTACAGAATAATGACGCCTCCTTCGGCTGAGAAGGGAGCGCGCTGGGGGACGAGCACCATGGAGCTGGATTTCAAGTCAGACAGCTCTGATCAAACCGATCTTCTG ACCTTTGCGAGTACACCAGCACCCAACTTCTCTTCCAGTCATCAATGCAAACGTAACATCGTCGACAAG ATTCAATCACCGGGGAACTCCTTGAAGTTTGCTGCCATAAAAAGAATGAGAGACGCTGGTTGGACCGCTGTGACCGGCagggacaagaagaagaagacgaccaGTGAGAATATCTTTGCATAA